From Dreissena polymorpha isolate Duluth1 chromosome 15, UMN_Dpol_1.0, whole genome shotgun sequence, a single genomic window includes:
- the LOC127860528 gene encoding apolipoprotein L3-like isoform X2 translates to MGVIGLVMAPFTAGASLLVSAAGAGVGALGGITAGGAAIGESVERKNAVKKAEEIVKKFEQERKDVIKDCKQITDLLGADNLDKDFPFWASFITKLIIGSSTIAWSVALRALNGIVSGIRLGKAISEFSLEAVMAGGGVATCALRAGSVAARGLHVVGAAVGIILIPIDLGFLVHSAHAVATDKVSDTSKKISQMAEKLRASCPSEGEIDDAVFKTIEKLINQ, encoded by the exons ATGGGAGTAATAGGATTGGTTATGGCGCCTTTCACTGCTGGAGCATCGCTGCTTGTGTCTGCGGCTG GTGCCGGAGTCGGGGCTCTCGGAGGTATAACGGCAGGCGGAGCAGCGATTGGAGAAAGTGTCGAGCGGAAGAATGCCGTAAAAAAAGCTGAAGAAATCGTTAAAAAGTTTGAGCAAGAGCGCAAGGATGTCATCAAAGACTGCAAACAAATTACCGACCTTCTTGGAGCAGACAATCTAGATAAAGATTTTCCGTTCTGGGCGAGTTTCATTACCAAGCTTATAATTGGATCGAGCACCATTGCATGGTCAGTGGCTTTGAGGGCACTGAACGGCATCGTCTCGGGCATTCGACTTGGGAAGGCTATATCTGAATTTTCACTTGAAGCTGTGATGGCTGGTGGTGGTGTGGCAACCTGTGCTCTGAGGGCCGGATCGGTCGCTGCAAGGGGTCTGCACGTGGTTGGGGCAGCCGTAGGGATCATACTAATTCCTATTGATTTGGGGTTTCTTGTGCATTCCGCACATGCAGTTGCAACCGACAAAGTGTCTGACACGTCCAAGAAGATTTCTCAAATGGCTGAAAAGTTGCGCGCCTCCTGCCCCAGTGAAGGAGAAATAGACGACGCAGTGTTTAAAACAATAGAGAAACTCATAAATCAATAA
- the LOC127860528 gene encoding apolipoprotein L3-like isoform X1 — protein MSSSKMFNSVVAMNAGAEIKVIILKDLQKKLQTFRRKTDELAASLEEVARVYNKAFLDVKKATIAGSAAGVVGGTMGVIGLVMAPFTAGASLLVSAAGAGVGALGGITAGGAAIGESVERKNAVKKAEEIVKKFEQERKDVIKDCKQITDLLGADNLDKDFPFWASFITKLIIGSSTIAWSVALRALNGIVSGIRLGKAISEFSLEAVMAGGGVATCALRAGSVAARGLHVVGAAVGIILIPIDLGFLVHSAHAVATDKVSDTSKKISQMAEKLRASCPSEGEIDDAVFKTIEKLINQ, from the exons ATGTCGTCGTCAAAAATGTTTAATTCCGTCGTAGCTATGAATGCTGGAGCGGAAATAAAAGTGATAATACTGAAGGATTTGCAAAAAAAACTACAAACGTTTAGAAGAAAAACGGACGAATTGGCTGCCAGTTTAGAAGAAGTTGCTAGGGTTTATAACAAAGCATTTTTAG ATGTCAAGAAAGCAACCATAGCCGGATCAGCGGCGGGTGTTGTGGGTGGCACTATGGGAGTAATAGGATTGGTTATGGCGCCTTTCACTGCTGGAGCATCGCTGCTTGTGTCTGCGGCTG GTGCCGGAGTCGGGGCTCTCGGAGGTATAACGGCAGGCGGAGCAGCGATTGGAGAAAGTGTCGAGCGGAAGAATGCCGTAAAAAAAGCTGAAGAAATCGTTAAAAAGTTTGAGCAAGAGCGCAAGGATGTCATCAAAGACTGCAAACAAATTACCGACCTTCTTGGAGCAGACAATCTAGATAAAGATTTTCCGTTCTGGGCGAGTTTCATTACCAAGCTTATAATTGGATCGAGCACCATTGCATGGTCAGTGGCTTTGAGGGCACTGAACGGCATCGTCTCGGGCATTCGACTTGGGAAGGCTATATCTGAATTTTCACTTGAAGCTGTGATGGCTGGTGGTGGTGTGGCAACCTGTGCTCTGAGGGCCGGATCGGTCGCTGCAAGGGGTCTGCACGTGGTTGGGGCAGCCGTAGGGATCATACTAATTCCTATTGATTTGGGGTTTCTTGTGCATTCCGCACATGCAGTTGCAACCGACAAAGTGTCTGACACGTCCAAGAAGATTTCTCAAATGGCTGAAAAGTTGCGCGCCTCCTGCCCCAGTGAAGGAGAAATAGACGACGCAGTGTTTAAAACAATAGAGAAACTCATAAATCAATAA